In Paraflavitalea devenefica, the following are encoded in one genomic region:
- a CDS encoding cytochrome c oxidase subunit I, translating to MSNEALHGHPEVVTTHEVHHDEHHVHHHKETFITKYVFSQDHKMIAKQFLITGMVWAIIGGLMSVLFRLQLGYPDQTFPWLEDVLGRWAKGGKISPENYYALVTMHGTVLVFFVLTGGLSGTFANFLIPLQIGARDMASPFMNMLSYWFFFGGSIVMISSLFIQTGPFSGGWTAYPPLSALGDASPGSKTGMDLWITAMAMFVVSSLLGGLNYISTVLNMRTKGMSMTRLPLTIWALFFTAVLGVLSFPVLFSGFILLLFDRHAGTSFYLSDIYIGSIKQALPNEGGSAILYQHLFWFLGHPEVYIILLPAMGMASEILSVNSRKPIFGYMAMVGSMFAITILAFLVWAHHMFVTGLNPFLGSVFVLLTLLIAVPSAIKVFNWLTTIWKANIRFTPGMMFALGFVSLFISGGLTGIFLGNSTLDIHLHDTYFVIAHFHIVMGVSAFFGMFAGIYHWFPKMYGRFMNNTMAYIHFWVTLAGAYLIFWPMHYEGLAGMPRRYLDYSIWESFKQFSELNKFISTVAMIVFAVQLMFVFNFFYSIFKGRKVTTQNPWGATTLEWTAPIRPGHGNWPGEIPEVHRWAYDYSKDGRDFIPQTEPIGPNESKH from the coding sequence ATGAGCAACGAAGCATTGCACGGGCATCCTGAGGTAGTCACCACGCATGAGGTGCATCACGATGAGCATCATGTACACCACCATAAAGAGACCTTTATTACCAAATACGTATTCAGTCAGGATCACAAGATGATCGCCAAACAGTTCCTGATAACGGGTATGGTGTGGGCTATCATCGGAGGTCTGATGTCTGTATTGTTCCGTTTGCAACTGGGCTATCCCGACCAAACTTTCCCCTGGCTGGAAGACGTGCTCGGCCGCTGGGCAAAGGGCGGAAAGATATCTCCCGAAAATTATTATGCGCTGGTTACCATGCACGGTACCGTACTGGTATTCTTCGTACTGACCGGTGGATTGAGTGGTACTTTTGCCAACTTCCTGATTCCCCTGCAGATCGGTGCCCGTGATATGGCTTCGCCTTTCATGAATATGCTGTCCTACTGGTTCTTCTTCGGTGGTAGCATTGTGATGATCTCTTCGCTCTTTATTCAGACTGGTCCTTTCAGCGGCGGCTGGACTGCTTATCCTCCGTTAAGTGCGCTGGGCGATGCTTCACCCGGTTCCAAAACCGGTATGGACCTCTGGATCACGGCGATGGCAATGTTCGTAGTTTCTTCCCTGCTCGGTGGTCTGAACTATATTTCTACTGTACTGAACATGCGTACAAAGGGTATGAGCATGACCAGGTTGCCATTGACTATCTGGGCCCTGTTCTTTACAGCCGTATTGGGTGTATTGTCATTCCCTGTATTGTTCTCCGGCTTTATCCTGCTGTTGTTCGATCGTCACGCAGGTACCAGCTTCTACCTGTCTGATATCTATATCGGTTCTATCAAACAGGCCCTGCCCAATGAAGGCGGTAGCGCTATCCTGTACCAACACTTATTCTGGTTCCTGGGTCACCCTGAGGTATACATCATCCTGTTACCTGCCATGGGTATGGCCTCTGAAATATTATCGGTTAATTCCCGTAAGCCCATCTTTGGTTATATGGCGATGGTGGGTTCTATGTTTGCGATTACCATCCTGGCCTTCCTGGTGTGGGCGCACCACATGTTTGTTACCGGTCTTAACCCATTCCTCGGTTCTGTATTCGTATTGCTCACCCTGCTTATCGCGGTACCTTCAGCGATCAAGGTGTTTAACTGGCTTACCACGATCTGGAAGGCCAACATACGGTTTACACCCGGTATGATGTTCGCACTGGGCTTTGTGAGCCTGTTTATCTCCGGTGGTCTTACAGGTATCTTCCTGGGTAACTCTACCCTCGATATCCACCTGCATGATACTTACTTTGTAATTGCCCACTTCCACATTGTAATGGGTGTATCTGCTTTCTTCGGCATGTTTGCCGGTATCTACCACTGGTTCCCCAAAATGTACGGCCGTTTTATGAACAATACCATGGCGTACATCCACTTCTGGGTAACACTGGCAGGCGCCTACCTCATCTTCTGGCCTATGCACTATGAAGGGTTGGCCGGTATGCCACGCCGCTACCTGGATTATTCTATCTGGGAATCATTCAAGCAATTTTCTGAGCTCAATAAGTTCATCTCTACAGTAGCTATGATCGTATTTGCCGTACAGTTAATGTTTGTGTTCAACTTCTTCTACTCTATTTTCAAGGGCAGGAAGGTAACTACACAAAACCCGTGGGGTGCTACTACCCTGGAATGGACTGCACCCATCAGGCCCGGACACGGTAACTGGCCTGGTGAAATACCTGAAGTTCATCGCTGGGCTTATGACTACAGCAAGGATGGACGTGACTTTATTCCGCAAACGGAGCCTATCGGCCCCAATGAGAGTAAGCACTAA